One Nostoc punctiforme PCC 73102 DNA window includes the following coding sequences:
- a CDS encoding Uma2 family endonuclease: MLNYNPLHCLPSSEELPDSNDTPVDNEVQNLIPGLLKTTLALVWCDRWDWFFGVDMGIYYHPDKPAIVPDGFLSLGVKRVIDEDLRLSYVLWEEKKLPTLALEVVSQIYREEHSSKKELYAKELGILYYVVYSPLRRKKTPLEVYHLVDGEYILMSGNPVWLPEIGLGIGRERGIYQGIVREWLYWYDEEGQKLLTPEERIREAEERAAFEEERRVEAEQKVKMLIERLNALGLDPETLL, from the coding sequence ATGTTAAACTACAATCCGCTACATTGTTTGCCATCTTCCGAAGAGTTACCCGACTCAAATGATACCCCTGTGGATAATGAAGTCCAAAATTTAATTCCCGGCTTGCTGAAAACGACACTGGCTTTAGTTTGGTGCGATCGTTGGGATTGGTTTTTTGGTGTTGACATGGGTATTTATTATCACCCGGACAAACCAGCAATTGTCCCTGATGGGTTTCTCAGCTTAGGAGTTAAACGTGTAATTGATGAGGACTTACGCCTAAGTTATGTGCTATGGGAAGAAAAAAAGCTGCCAACTTTAGCACTAGAAGTTGTTTCTCAAATATATCGGGAAGAACATAGCAGCAAGAAAGAACTCTATGCCAAAGAATTAGGAATTTTGTACTATGTTGTGTATAGTCCCCTTCGCCGGAAAAAGACACCTTTGGAGGTGTATCACCTAGTTGATGGGGAATATATCTTAATGTCAGGAAATCCCGTTTGGCTACCAGAAATTGGTTTAGGAATTGGGCGAGAACGAGGAATTTATCAAGGTATAGTCCGAGAATGGCTGTACTGGTATGACGAGGAAGGGCAAAAGTTGCTCACACCAGAAGAACGTATTAGAGAAGCGGAAGAACGTGCAGCTTTTGAAGAAGAGCGACGAGTAGAAGCAGAACAAAAAGTGAAAATGTTAATTGAAAGGTTGAATGCGCTTGGTCTCGATCCAGAAACTTTGTTATAG
- a CDS encoding thioredoxin family protein: protein MVLSVSERTFTQEVLESPIPVLVNFEAPWCGLCRIIHPLLLQFQAQCGDEIKLVGVNADQNFKLSTTYRLKSLPTLLLIQNGTVRHRLEGFRGREDLRLALEDIKASYSNYAKIYNTPKTVDLECRSA, encoded by the coding sequence ATGGTGTTGTCGGTTAGTGAACGGACATTTACTCAAGAAGTTTTAGAATCACCTATTCCTGTTTTAGTTAACTTTGAAGCACCTTGGTGTGGCTTGTGTCGGATTATCCACCCACTGTTGTTGCAATTTCAAGCCCAATGTGGGGACGAAATTAAATTAGTTGGAGTTAACGCCGATCAAAATTTTAAATTGTCTACTACTTATAGGCTAAAGTCACTGCCAACTTTACTACTGATTCAAAATGGCACTGTTCGCCATCGCTTGGAAGGCTTTCGCGGCAGAGAAGATTTACGTCTAGCTTTAGAAGACATTAAAGCCAGCTACAGCAATTACGCGAAAATCTACAATACTCCAAAAACAGTGGACTTAGAGTGTCGGTCAGCTTAA
- a CDS encoding NnrU family protein, producing the protein MLLISWLTPSHFVILGLQIVFAIAHSGGAALRPRAEKYIGPRLYRIFFALVSLPLAVILIIYFFGHRYDGLQLWQVQGVPGVREFVWLLSAISFLFLYPATFNLLEIAAIQKPQVHLYETGIIRITRHPQMVGQIIWCVAHTLWLGTTFTLVTSIGLVLHHLFGVWHGDRRLSDRYGEAFEIAKQRTSIIPFKAIIDGRQSILWQEFLRPSYLGVAIFIALLWWSHPLLMEATGRIKWEI; encoded by the coding sequence ATGCTGCTGATTTCTTGGTTGACACCCAGTCATTTTGTCATACTGGGGTTACAAATAGTTTTTGCGATCGCTCACAGTGGAGGCGCTGCTTTGCGTCCAAGGGCCGAAAAATATATTGGCCCAAGGCTTTATCGCATTTTTTTTGCATTAGTCAGCCTCCCGTTGGCTGTGATATTAATTATTTACTTTTTTGGGCACCGCTATGATGGTTTGCAACTTTGGCAGGTACAAGGAGTGCCAGGAGTACGAGAATTTGTTTGGCTGCTGTCAGCAATCTCGTTTTTGTTTTTATATCCTGCTACCTTCAATCTACTAGAAATTGCTGCCATTCAAAAGCCCCAAGTTCATCTCTACGAAACAGGAATTATTCGAATTACCCGTCATCCCCAGATGGTGGGACAAATAATCTGGTGTGTTGCCCATACTCTCTGGCTGGGTACTACCTTTACCCTGGTAACTTCCATTGGATTGGTGTTGCATCACTTGTTTGGGGTTTGGCACGGGGATCGCCGTTTGAGCGATCGCTATGGGGAAGCCTTTGAAATTGCCAAACAACGAACTTCAATTATTCCCTTTAAAGCAATTATTGACGGCCGTCAATCTATCTTATGGCAGGAATTTCTCCGCCCTTCCTATTTGGGAGTTGCCATTTTTATCGCTTTGCTTTGGTGGTCGCACCCTCTGTTGATGGAAGCAACTGGTAGAATAAAATGGGAAATTTAA
- a CDS encoding NAD(P)H-quinone oxidoreductase subunit 5: MEVIYQYAWLIPVFPLLGAMLVGLGLISLNQVTNRLRQLNAVVIISMMAAAMGMSFALLWSQIQGHASYLRTFEWAAAGNFHLSMGYTIDHLTALMLVIVTTVACLVMVYTDGYMAHDPGYVRFYAYLSLFGSSMLGLVVSPNLVQIYIFWELVGMCSYLLVGFWYDRKSAADAAQKAFVTNRVGDFGLLLGILGLFWATGSFDFNIMGDRLAQLVESGSISNFLAVLFAILVFLGPVAKSAQFPLHVWLPDAMEGPTPISALIHAATMVAAGVFLIARMYPVFEDVPAAMNVIAFTGAFTAFLGASIAITQNDIKKGLAYSTISQLGYMVMAMGIGSYSAGLFHLMTHAYFKAMLFLGSGSVIHGMEGVVGHDPALAQDMRLMGGLRKYMPVTATTFLIGCLAISGIPPFAGFWSKDEILGKAFEANPLLWMIGWLTAGITAFYMFRMYFMTFEGKFRGTDEKIKEKLKKAAATIVLELESEEPVPNFGPGAMKKGELAATSQHHDSHDSHGHHSDSPHESPWTMTLPLALLAVPSILIGLVGTPYANYFEEFIFPPSETLSEVIEKAAEFNPTEFYIMAGASVGISLIAITLASLMYLRRKIDPAAIAAKIQPLYELSLNKWYFDEIYHRVFVLGLRRVARQVMEVDFRVVDGAVNLTGFFTLVSGEGLKYLENGRAQFYALIVFGAVLGLVIVFGVT, from the coding sequence ATGGAAGTAATCTATCAGTATGCCTGGCTGATTCCGGTGTTCCCTCTTCTCGGGGCAATGCTGGTCGGTCTAGGGTTAATCTCGTTGAATCAGGTGACAAACCGCCTGCGCCAGCTTAATGCTGTGGTGATTATCTCCATGATGGCAGCAGCTATGGGGATGTCGTTTGCCTTGCTCTGGAGTCAAATTCAAGGACATGCATCTTATCTTCGCACCTTTGAGTGGGCGGCAGCAGGTAATTTTCACCTGAGCATGGGCTACACTATTGACCACCTGACAGCCCTAATGCTGGTGATTGTCACAACGGTAGCCTGCTTAGTCATGGTTTACACCGACGGCTACATGGCTCACGATCCCGGTTACGTAAGATTTTACGCCTATCTCAGTTTATTTGGCTCTTCAATGTTAGGTCTGGTGGTCAGCCCCAACCTAGTACAGATTTACATATTCTGGGAACTGGTCGGGATGTGTTCCTACTTGCTGGTCGGTTTTTGGTACGATCGCAAGTCAGCAGCAGATGCCGCTCAAAAAGCGTTTGTGACCAACCGCGTGGGCGACTTTGGTCTATTACTCGGCATTTTGGGGCTGTTCTGGGCAACAGGAAGCTTTGATTTTAATATCATGGGCGATCGCCTCGCCCAACTTGTCGAATCAGGTTCGATCAGCAATTTTCTCGCTGTCCTGTTTGCGATTTTAGTTTTCTTAGGTCCAGTAGCAAAATCAGCCCAATTCCCCCTCCACGTCTGGCTACCAGATGCGATGGAAGGCCCCACCCCCATTTCTGCCTTGATTCACGCGGCAACAATGGTGGCGGCGGGTGTTTTCCTGATTGCCCGGATGTACCCAGTATTTGAAGACGTTCCAGCCGCAATGAATGTCATTGCCTTTACTGGGGCGTTTACGGCGTTTTTGGGGGCTAGCATTGCCATTACCCAAAACGACATCAAAAAGGGCTTGGCTTACTCCACCATTTCCCAACTCGGTTACATGGTGATGGCAATGGGAATAGGTTCCTACAGTGCTGGACTATTCCACCTAATGACCCACGCCTATTTTAAGGCGATGCTGTTCTTGGGTTCAGGTTCCGTAATTCACGGTATGGAAGGTGTCGTTGGACACGACCCCGCCTTAGCGCAAGATATGCGCTTGATGGGTGGACTACGGAAATACATGCCCGTCACAGCAACTACCTTCTTAATTGGTTGCTTGGCAATTTCTGGTATTCCACCTTTTGCTGGTTTCTGGTCAAAAGATGAAATTTTAGGGAAAGCTTTTGAGGCTAACCCACTTCTCTGGATGATTGGCTGGCTAACTGCCGGTATTACTGCTTTCTACATGTTCAGAATGTATTTCATGACATTTGAAGGCAAATTCCGGGGTACTGACGAGAAAATCAAGGAAAAACTCAAGAAAGCTGCGGCGACAATTGTCCTGGAATTAGAGTCAGAAGAACCAGTCCCAAATTTTGGGCCTGGGGCGATGAAGAAAGGAGAATTGGCGGCAACTAGTCAGCATCATGATTCCCATGACTCCCACGGGCATCACAGCGACTCCCCCCACGAATCGCCGTGGACAATGACGCTGCCGTTGGCACTGTTGGCTGTGCCTTCGATTTTGATTGGTTTGGTGGGAACTCCCTACGCCAATTATTTTGAAGAGTTTATCTTTCCTCCTAGCGAAACTCTCTCCGAAGTTATAGAAAAGGCTGCCGAGTTCAATCCGACGGAATTCTACATCATGGCGGGTGCTTCAGTCGGAATTTCTTTAATTGCGATTACCCTGGCTTCGCTGATGTATTTGCGCCGTAAAATTGATCCGGCTGCGATCGCTGCTAAAATCCAACCACTTTACGAGTTATCCCTCAACAAGTGGTACTTTGATGAAATTTACCATCGGGTTTTTGTCCTCGGCTTGCGTCGCGTAGCTAGACAAGTTATGGAAGTTGACTTCCGCGTTGTTGATGGCGCTGTTAACCTCACAGGCTTTTTCACCCTTGTTAGCGGTGAAGGTCTGAAGTACCTAGAAAACGGTCGCGCTCAATTCTATGCCTTGATTGTGTTTGGGGCGGTTTTGGGCTTAGTGATTGTTTTTGGTGTTACCTGA
- a CDS encoding phosphoglucomutase/phosphomannomutase family protein yields the protein MSSKIKFGTDGWRGIIADDFTFPNVRKVTRAIATYLETAYTKNRPVLIAYDTRFLADQFAKTAAQVLADLGWTVKITVRDCPTPVIAYNARHLNSAGALMFTASHNPAPYCGIKYIPDYAGPATPEITDTIVANIESASDELPGSNPSGSISIFDPKPDYLQFIYTLLDIEKIKRANLKVKYDALYSTSRGYLDEVLQHSGVQLESFHDWRDVLFGGGMPEPKGEQLVELVEAVVRDQADLGLATDGDSDRFGIVDEQGTVLTPNTVLLVLARHLIKNKGKTGAIVRTVATTHLLDNFAAKNGLQIYETAVGFKYIGEKMRETAVLIGGEESGGLSIIGHIPEKDGVLADMLVAEAIAYEGKPLSQMVKEAIAEADGPLYNNRLDLHLTEAHKTAVIDSFTKNPPTEVVGIKVKEVGRKDGIKLYLEEGSWVLLRPSGTEPLVRVYLETNTPEKLTQIAQELESVIAKLEG from the coding sequence ATGTCTAGCAAGATAAAATTTGGTACCGATGGATGGCGAGGGATTATTGCCGATGACTTTACTTTCCCCAATGTGAGAAAAGTAACAAGGGCAATTGCCACTTACTTGGAAACAGCCTACACAAAAAATAGACCAGTACTTATTGCCTACGATACTCGCTTTTTAGCTGACCAGTTTGCCAAAACTGCGGCCCAAGTACTGGCAGACTTGGGTTGGACTGTGAAAATTACCGTTCGGGATTGCCCCACACCAGTAATTGCCTACAACGCCCGTCACCTAAATTCCGCAGGGGCGTTAATGTTTACTGCTAGTCATAATCCAGCACCTTACTGTGGAATTAAATATATACCCGATTATGCTGGGCCTGCCACTCCAGAGATTACTGATACTATTGTGGCAAATATAGAAAGTGCATCGGATGAGTTACCTGGAAGTAACCCATCAGGTTCAATTTCAATTTTCGATCCGAAACCTGATTACCTGCAATTTATCTACACTCTACTTGATATAGAAAAGATCAAAAGGGCTAATTTAAAGGTAAAGTACGATGCTTTGTATTCTACCTCCCGTGGCTATTTAGATGAAGTTTTGCAGCATAGTGGTGTTCAGTTAGAAAGTTTCCACGATTGGAGGGATGTTTTATTTGGCGGTGGAATGCCAGAACCCAAAGGAGAACAATTAGTTGAGTTAGTGGAAGCAGTAGTCCGCGATCAAGCTGATTTGGGCTTGGCAACGGATGGAGATAGCGATCGCTTTGGTATTGTTGATGAACAAGGAACTGTCCTCACTCCGAATACTGTGTTGTTAGTTCTAGCACGTCATTTAATTAAAAACAAAGGTAAAACTGGCGCGATAGTCCGCACTGTGGCGACAACCCACCTGTTGGATAATTTCGCTGCTAAAAATGGGCTGCAAATTTACGAAACAGCAGTTGGTTTTAAATACATCGGTGAAAAAATGCGGGAAACTGCCGTATTAATTGGTGGAGAAGAATCAGGCGGTTTGAGTATTATCGGGCATATTCCCGAAAAAGACGGGGTATTAGCCGATATGCTGGTGGCAGAAGCGATCGCTTATGAAGGTAAACCTTTAAGTCAGATGGTTAAGGAAGCGATCGCTGAAGCCGATGGGCCACTTTACAACAACCGCCTAGACTTGCACCTCACAGAGGCTCATAAAACCGCCGTTATCGACTCCTTTACTAAAAACCCACCTACAGAGGTAGTAGGAATTAAAGTCAAGGAAGTCGGGCGTAAAGACGGTATTAAGCTGTATTTAGAAGAAGGTAGCTGGGTTTTACTGCGTCCCTCCGGTACAGAACCACTGGTGCGCGTCTACCTAGAAACCAACACTCCCGAAAAACTCACCCAAATTGCCCAAGAGTTAGAGAGTGTCATTGCTAAATTAGAGGGATAA
- a CDS encoding DUF4351 domain-containing protein: protein MKFLNQLETLGEALLDFTAMEDLLN from the coding sequence TTGAAATTTTTAAATCAATTAGAAACCCTTGGCGAAGCTTTATTAGATTTTACTGCTATGGAAGATTTACTTAACTAG
- a CDS encoding DUF29 family protein, with translation MNRQPNYCDHNSWHEVDVENLIEEVEGLGKSERRSIASQLTRLLLHLLKWQYQPQRRSDSWLDSITDSRTQIELAISCVIALGLTLEY, from the coding sequence TTGAACAGACAGCCCAACTATTGCGATCACAATAGTTGGCATGAAGTTGATGTAGAAAATCTGATTGAAGAGGTTGAAGGCTTGGGCAAAAGTGAACGGCGGAGTATTGCCAGTCAACTAACTCGCTTACTCTTGCATCTGCTCAAGTGGCAATATCAACCCCAGCGTCGCTCAGATAGTTGGCTCGATTCCATCACTGATTCTCGCACCCAAATTGAGTTGGCAATATCTTGTGTGATCGCACTCGGTCTGACACTAGAATATTAA
- a CDS encoding LapA family protein yields MKIAPFLTSLVVAVWIIAIAIISVQNATPVSLKFLTFQSIQIPMGLVLAFSACLGLIGMALLQPLWGLAGIGQGNSRLEDDAEFFVDDEDF; encoded by the coding sequence ATGAAAATCGCTCCTTTTTTGACATCTCTAGTTGTAGCGGTTTGGATAATCGCGATCGCAATTATTTCAGTTCAAAATGCCACACCCGTATCGTTAAAATTCTTAACATTCCAATCGATTCAAATACCAATGGGTTTAGTGCTAGCTTTTAGTGCCTGTTTAGGGTTAATTGGCATGGCACTGCTGCAACCTCTCTGGGGACTTGCTGGTATTGGCCAGGGTAATTCTCGATTAGAAGACGATGCGGAATTTTTTGTTGACGATGAAGATTTTTGA
- a CDS encoding PD-(D/E)XK nuclease family protein: MSTPDRPFASYHLWSLVAPATGQERWHCQMRRGFIKARQHEPQVKALLAQATAPQRIGILAQKGVYEFHHHRHLLKQSDGVERVAQLLKLGNSSVQVQQRVLQILQKYHDAPLLLDKDIIQLTPGDEGFPKPIVVEQEDYCFRLYAAMDCVFIESDSTLHILDFKTGKSAFDKRQALVYLLAARYLYPGHEAVASFYNLEICKKSELISINNYELESLKFELANIAHKHQHDLQKYQEKTTNFSKIFPPNPGSHCRFCPFNSICEFADFKQTQSYPLPSLRAHS; encoded by the coding sequence ATGTCAACCCCCGATCGACCTTTTGCCAGTTATCACCTTTGGTCTCTAGTTGCCCCAGCGACTGGGCAAGAACGCTGGCATTGCCAGATGAGACGGGGGTTTATCAAAGCACGGCAACACGAACCACAAGTCAAAGCACTCCTAGCGCAAGCCACTGCACCCCAGCGCATTGGCATACTCGCGCAAAAAGGTGTTTATGAGTTTCATCATCATAGGCATCTGCTGAAGCAATCAGATGGTGTAGAAAGAGTCGCACAGTTACTTAAATTAGGCAACTCAAGCGTTCAAGTCCAGCAACGCGTGCTGCAAATTTTGCAAAAATATCATGATGCGCCGTTGCTTTTGGATAAAGATATTATCCAATTAACTCCCGGTGATGAAGGCTTTCCTAAGCCAATAGTAGTTGAACAAGAAGATTATTGCTTTCGCTTATATGCAGCTATGGACTGCGTTTTTATTGAATCTGATAGCACATTACATATTTTAGATTTCAAAACAGGTAAGTCAGCTTTTGACAAGCGACAGGCATTAGTTTATTTACTAGCTGCTCGTTATCTTTACCCTGGACACGAAGCTGTCGCATCATTTTATAATTTAGAAATATGTAAAAAGTCTGAGTTAATTAGCATCAATAATTACGAGTTAGAATCTTTAAAATTTGAGTTAGCTAATATTGCCCACAAGCACCAGCACGATTTGCAAAAATATCAGGAAAAAACTACTAATTTTAGTAAAATTTTCCCTCCAAATCCTGGCTCCCATTGCCGCTTTTGCCCATTTAACTCAATCTGTGAATTTGCCGATTTTAAGCAAACTCAATCATATCCACTGCCAAGTTTAAGAGCCCATAGCTAA
- a CDS encoding DUF5615 family PIN-like protein — protein sequence MKLLFDHNLSPRLVDRLADMYPNSQHLFLISLDQADDLTVWEYARQSGFTVVTRDADFNELSILRGFPPKVIWIRYGNCSTRQIEEILRSHVEDIQAFDKNPDLGVLTLY from the coding sequence ATGAAGTTATTGTTTGACCATAACTTATCACCTCGGTTAGTTGATCGGCTGGCTGACATGTATCCAAACTCTCAGCATCTTTTTCTTATAAGCTTAGATCAAGCAGATGATCTAACTGTTTGGGAGTATGCCCGACAAAGTGGATTTACTGTTGTCACCAGAGATGCTGATTTTAATGAGTTGAGCATTTTGCGAGGATTTCCTCCGAAAGTGATTTGGATTCGTTATGGCAATTGTTCAACCAGACAGATTGAAGAGATTTTGCGATCGCATGTAGAGGATATCCAAGCTTTTGACAAAAATCCAGATTTGGGAGTTTTGACATTGTATTAG
- a CDS encoding DUF433 domain-containing protein codes for MQYQNIITIEPGKRGGKPCIRGMRITVYDVLSYLASGMTYEELLDDFPYLTQEDILACLSYAADRERQMLTMQA; via the coding sequence GTGCAGTATCAAAACATTATTACAATCGAACCAGGAAAACGAGGTGGTAAGCCTTGTATTCGAGGAATGCGAATTACTGTATACGATGTTTTATCTTATCTTGCCTCTGGCATGACCTACGAGGAATTGCTTGATGACTTTCCTTATTTGACACAAGAGGATATTTTGGCTTGCCTAAGCTATGCGGCTGATCGAGAACGGCAAATGCTAACAATGCAAGCATGA
- the ndhD1 gene encoding photosynthetic/respiratory NAD(P)H-quinone oxidoreductase subunit D1, translated as MNTANFPWLTTIILLPIAASLLIPIIPDKEGKTVRWYSLIVGLIDFALIVYAFYTRYDFSNPDLQLVESYPWVPQLDLNWSVGADGLSMPLIILTGFITTLAILAAWPVTFKPKLFYFLILAMYGGQIAVFAVQDMLLFFLVWELELVPIYFLLSIWGGKRRQYAATKFILYTAGGSLFILLSALTMGFYGDTVTFDMRSLGLKDFALNFQLAVYAGFLIAYAVKLPIIPLHTWLPDAHGEATAPVHMLLAGILLKMGGYALIRMNAQMLPDAHALFAPVLVVLGVVNIIYAALTSFAQRNLKRKIAYSSISHMGFVMIGIASFTDLGLSGAVLQMVSHGLIGASLFFLVGATYDRTHTLMLDEMGGVAKRMPKIFAMFTTCSMASLALPGMSGFVAELMVFVGFATSDAYSSTFKVIVVFLMAVGVILTPIYLLSMLREIFYGKENEELVSHQALIDAEPREVFIIACLLIPIIGIGFYPKLLTQMYDATTVQLTARLRDSVPTLAQQKDDALKVSLSAPPIAN; from the coding sequence ATGAATACAGCTAATTTTCCGTGGCTGACGACGATTATTCTGTTGCCGATAGCCGCTTCACTACTGATTCCCATCATCCCGGATAAAGAAGGCAAAACAGTGCGCTGGTACTCCCTCATCGTAGGGCTGATCGATTTTGCACTAATTGTTTATGCTTTTTATACTAGGTATGATTTCTCCAATCCAGATTTGCAGTTGGTGGAGAGTTACCCCTGGGTACCCCAACTAGATTTGAATTGGTCAGTAGGGGCAGATGGCTTATCTATGCCCCTAATTATTTTGACTGGATTCATTACCACGCTGGCGATATTAGCAGCTTGGCCTGTCACCTTCAAGCCGAAGCTATTTTACTTCTTGATTTTGGCTATGTATGGCGGTCAGATTGCCGTGTTCGCTGTCCAGGATATGCTGTTATTTTTCCTGGTGTGGGAACTGGAACTAGTACCGATCTACTTTCTGCTGTCGATTTGGGGAGGCAAAAGACGGCAGTATGCAGCGACTAAATTTATTTTATACACCGCAGGCGGTTCGCTGTTTATTTTGCTGTCTGCCCTGACAATGGGATTTTACGGCGATACGGTGACGTTTGACATGCGATCGCTCGGTTTAAAAGACTTTGCCCTCAATTTCCAACTTGCCGTCTATGCTGGCTTCCTGATTGCCTACGCCGTCAAGTTGCCGATTATTCCGTTGCACACCTGGCTACCTGATGCCCACGGTGAAGCGACAGCCCCTGTACACATGTTATTAGCAGGTATTCTCTTGAAAATGGGCGGTTACGCCTTAATTCGGATGAATGCCCAAATGCTCCCTGATGCTCACGCTCTTTTTGCACCAGTGTTGGTGGTTTTGGGGGTAGTTAATATCATCTACGCTGCTTTGACATCCTTTGCCCAGCGCAACCTGAAGCGGAAAATTGCCTACTCCTCAATTTCCCACATGGGCTTTGTGATGATTGGTATTGCCTCCTTCACCGATTTGGGATTGAGTGGGGCAGTGTTACAAATGGTTTCCCACGGATTAATTGGGGCGAGTTTGTTCTTCCTGGTTGGCGCAACTTACGATCGCACACACACCCTGATGTTGGATGAAATGGGCGGTGTTGCGAAGAGAATGCCGAAGATTTTCGCCATGTTCACCACTTGTTCAATGGCTTCTTTGGCACTGCCAGGGATGAGCGGTTTCGTAGCAGAATTGATGGTATTTGTGGGCTTTGCTACTAGCGATGCTTATAGCTCTACCTTCAAAGTTATCGTGGTGTTCTTGATGGCAGTGGGAGTAATTTTAACTCCGATTTATCTGCTGTCGATGTTACGAGAAATTTTCTACGGTAAAGAGAACGAGGAATTAGTTTCTCACCAAGCTTTGATAGATGCCGAACCCCGTGAAGTATTTATCATTGCCTGTTTGTTAATTCCAATTATTGGTATTGGTTTTTATCCAAAATTGCTGACTCAGATGTACGACGCTACAACTGTACAATTGACAGCAAGATTGCGTGATTCCGTGCCGACATTAGCACAGCAAAAAGACGATGCACTAAAGGTTTCTTTGAGTGCGCCTCCAATCGCTAATTAG
- a CDS encoding BrnT family toxin, with translation MCDRTRSDTRILITNRAIYIFLEFFARCHWYIESMKFEWDERKNQSNITKHGFDFADAFRIFNLPILVYLDEREDYGEDRYLGIGLLDGRIVVVIYTEPDEEMVRIISLRKALSHERKRYEQYLKNRLG, from the coding sequence TTGTGTGATCGCACTCGGTCTGACACTAGAATATTAATCACAAACCGAGCAATTTATATATTTTTAGAGTTCTTTGCCCGGTGTCACTGGTATATTGAGTCCATGAAGTTTGAGTGGGATGAGCGTAAAAACCAAAGCAACATCACAAAGCATGGTTTCGACTTTGCTGATGCTTTCCGTATCTTTAATCTACCCATTCTTGTCTACCTAGATGAACGAGAGGACTATGGAGAGGATCGGTATCTCGGCATTGGACTCCTTGATGGACGAATCGTAGTAGTTATTTACACCGAGCCAGATGAAGAAATGGTTCGGATCATCTCATTAAGAAAGGCACTGTCTCACGAACGAAAACGCTATGAACAATACCTCAAAAACCGATTGGGTTAG
- a CDS encoding BrnA antitoxin family protein, whose translation MEAEYDFSQGKQEAIESTSTGKTRITIRLDDEVLAWFRDQVHAAGGGNYQTLINDALREYIQQRREPLEDTLRRVLREELERIGK comes from the coding sequence ATGGAAGCTGAGTATGATTTTAGTCAGGGCAAGCAGGAAGCGATTGAATCAACATCAACAGGCAAAACTCGAATTACAATTCGCCTAGATGATGAAGTACTAGCATGGTTTCGTGACCAAGTTCACGCAGCAGGTGGAGGAAATTACCAAACTTTGATTAACGATGCCTTGCGTGAGTACATTCAGCAGCGCCGTGAACCTTTAGAAGATACATTAAGGCGAGTATTGCGAGAGGAACTTGAGCGCATCGGAAAATGA
- a CDS encoding BrnA antitoxin family protein — translation MSDEDIDTSDIPPLSEEFFAKAQLRMPKSPVTITVKVDPETFAWFKEQGETAEQQMAVALKIYAEAHKAYPASEAKST, via the coding sequence ATGAGTGACGAAGACATCGACACCTCAGATATTCCACCATTATCAGAAGAATTTTTTGCTAAAGCACAATTGCGAATGCCCAAGTCACCTGTAACAATAACAGTTAAGGTAGATCCTGAAACATTTGCTTGGTTCAAAGAGCAGGGAGAAACTGCCGAACAGCAGATGGCTGTAGCATTAAAGATTTACGCAGAAGCACACAAAGCTTATCCAGCGTCTGAGGCGAAGTCAACCTAA